The following are encoded in a window of Francisella tularensis subsp. tularensis genomic DNA:
- the pheS gene encoding phenylalanine--tRNA ligase subunit alpha — MQIVEQMKDKALAELNLVKDKKTLDDIRVKYLGKKGELTEMMKLIATLPNDEKPKLGQAVNIAKQALQEAINLKLANFEEQELNEKLAQEKIDITLSGVGQNQGSLHPVTKTLNRIEAFFKQNGFAIEFGPEIESDYYNFETLNIPSHHPARAMHDTFYIDETHVLRTHTSGVQIRTMEKQQPPIRIIAPGRVYRCDSDITHTPMFHQVEGLLVDKDVSFADLKGLLHAFLNSFFEKDLKVRFRPSYFPFTEPSAEADIECVMCDGKGCRVCKHTGWLEVLGCGMVHPKVLKAGNIDSEKYQGFAFGMGVERLSMLRYGIDDLRMFFENDLRFLKQF, encoded by the coding sequence ATAAAAAAACTTTAGATGATATTCGAGTAAAGTACCTGGGTAAAAAGGGTGAATTAACTGAGATGATGAAGTTAATAGCGACATTACCTAATGATGAGAAACCAAAGCTAGGACAAGCAGTAAATATTGCAAAACAAGCTTTACAAGAAGCGATCAATTTAAAGCTAGCTAATTTTGAAGAACAAGAATTAAATGAAAAACTAGCTCAGGAAAAGATTGATATAACACTAAGTGGAGTAGGGCAAAATCAAGGCTCACTTCATCCTGTAACAAAAACACTTAATCGAATTGAAGCATTTTTTAAACAGAATGGTTTTGCTATTGAATTTGGTCCTGAGATTGAAAGTGATTATTATAATTTTGAAACTTTAAATATCCCTTCTCATCATCCAGCTCGCGCTATGCATGATACTTTTTATATTGATGAGACTCATGTTTTGAGAACGCACACCTCTGGAGTGCAAATTAGAACTATGGAAAAACAACAGCCACCAATTAGAATAATTGCGCCAGGTAGGGTTTATCGTTGTGATTCGGATATTACTCATACACCGATGTTTCATCAAGTAGAAGGTTTACTTGTAGATAAGGATGTTTCTTTTGCTGATCTTAAAGGCTTGTTGCATGCTTTTCTTAACTCATTTTTTGAAAAAGATCTAAAAGTAAGATTTAGACCATCTTATTTCCCATTTACTGAGCCTTCAGCAGAGGCTGATATCGAATGTGTAATGTGTGATGGTAAAGGCTGTAGAGTATGTAAGCATACTGGTTGGTTAGAAGTACTTGGCTGTGGTATGGTGCATCCTAAAGTTTTAAAAGCTGGAAATATAGATTCTGAAAAATATCAAGGATTTGCTTTTGGCATGGGTGTTGAAAGATTATCTATGCTTAGATATGGTATAGATGATCTAAGAATGTTTTTTGAAAATGATTTGAGATTTTTAAAACAGTTTTAA
- the pheT gene encoding phenylalanine--tRNA ligase subunit beta produces the protein MKFSHNWLNEYLGDTQDSQNLADTLTLAGLEVDAIEPVVAEKVSGVVVGQIKTINKHPDADKLNVCSVDAGEDELLTIVCGASNIYEGMKAPVAKIGAVLPGNFKIKKSKLRGQESFGMMCSEEELGLAEKVDGLMDLPIDAPVGTDINKYLNLDDNIIEVDLTPNRADCLSVYGIAREVSALTKTELKNLEIPEPKVVIDDTKEVNITATDACHAYYGCIIKNVNNKIQTPLWMVEKLRRSGIGSISFFVDVTNYVMLLTGQPMHAFDLDKLEGRINVRYAKNNEELTLLDQTQVKLDCDTLIIADDKKALAIAGVMGGLDSSITDSTTNIFLESAFFVPEKIAGKARKYNLHTDSSHRFERGVDPQLAKKAMKIAIRLINEIAGGEVAPIHRAEDLANLNKQIKINLSIKKLNHVLGTNFDIEYVTEVLKALHMDVATSFDGNCIEVIPPSYRFDLEIPEDLIEEVARIYGYSKLPETMPKYAAAKTNISETYQSLDTLNMRLIDRGYHETINYSFIDPKFDEFFFADRGIAIQNPISQDLSIMRQSLIPGLINTFKANTSRQQNRVRIFEKGACFKLQDNQRIQFDRIAGLAYGELLNINWSNSKKVDFFDVKADVEALCNDLTSLSFEVCNDINWLHLGQSAYILANGNKIGVIGVIHPTVLKNFQIKAKAPIVFELDLDVLIKRQIPNFTKISKYPSVSRDISFLVDKSVLAGDIIKAIKALNINILKDVSIFDIYESQDSDRKSIALNMLFQDNLQTLDDKVIVESIDKVLEALKTKFNIEQRV, from the coding sequence ATGAAATTTTCACACAATTGGTTAAATGAATATCTAGGTGATACTCAGGATAGCCAAAATCTAGCAGATACTTTAACTTTAGCTGGTTTAGAAGTAGATGCAATTGAACCGGTAGTCGCAGAAAAAGTTAGTGGTGTAGTAGTTGGACAAATTAAAACCATTAATAAACATCCTGATGCAGATAAATTAAATGTTTGTAGTGTCGATGCAGGTGAAGATGAGTTGCTAACGATAGTTTGTGGTGCAAGTAATATTTACGAAGGTATGAAAGCTCCTGTTGCAAAAATTGGTGCGGTACTACCAGGTAATTTTAAAATCAAAAAATCTAAACTGCGTGGTCAAGAATCTTTTGGGATGATGTGCTCGGAAGAAGAGCTTGGCTTAGCTGAAAAAGTTGATGGTTTAATGGATTTACCTATAGATGCTCCGGTTGGTACTGATATAAATAAATATTTAAATTTAGATGATAATATTATCGAAGTTGATCTAACACCAAATAGAGCAGATTGCCTAAGTGTATATGGTATTGCTCGTGAAGTATCAGCATTAACAAAAACTGAACTTAAAAACTTAGAAATACCAGAACCTAAAGTGGTGATAGATGATACTAAAGAAGTCAATATAACTGCTACAGATGCTTGTCATGCATACTATGGCTGTATTATCAAAAATGTCAATAATAAAATTCAAACACCTTTGTGGATGGTTGAAAAACTAAGAAGAAGTGGTATTGGTAGTATTTCATTTTTTGTTGATGTAACAAACTATGTAATGCTACTTACTGGTCAACCAATGCATGCATTTGACTTAGACAAGTTAGAGGGTAGAATTAATGTCCGTTATGCAAAAAATAATGAGGAGCTAACACTACTTGATCAAACACAAGTTAAATTGGATTGTGATACTTTAATAATAGCAGACGATAAGAAAGCTCTTGCTATAGCTGGTGTTATGGGCGGCTTAGACTCATCAATTACTGATAGTACTACTAATATATTTTTAGAAAGTGCATTCTTTGTACCAGAGAAAATTGCTGGTAAAGCGCGTAAATATAATCTTCATACAGATTCATCACATAGATTTGAGCGTGGTGTTGATCCACAATTAGCTAAAAAAGCTATGAAAATAGCTATTAGATTAATAAACGAAATAGCTGGTGGTGAAGTTGCACCAATTCATAGAGCTGAGGATTTAGCAAACTTAAACAAACAAATCAAAATAAATCTTTCTATTAAGAAGCTAAATCACGTGTTAGGTACAAACTTTGATATAGAATATGTAACAGAAGTACTTAAAGCATTACATATGGATGTTGCAACAAGTTTTGATGGTAATTGTATAGAGGTAATACCTCCTTCATATCGTTTTGATTTGGAAATTCCTGAAGATTTAATTGAAGAAGTTGCTCGTATATACGGTTATTCAAAACTTCCAGAAACTATGCCTAAATATGCAGCAGCTAAAACTAATATCTCTGAAACATACCAGTCTTTAGATACACTAAATATGCGTTTGATAGATAGAGGCTATCATGAGACTATTAACTATAGTTTTATAGATCCAAAATTTGATGAGTTTTTCTTTGCTGATAGAGGTATTGCAATTCAAAATCCTATTTCACAAGATTTATCTATAATGAGACAATCTTTGATACCTGGTTTGATTAATACTTTTAAGGCAAATACATCACGTCAACAAAATCGAGTTAGAATATTTGAGAAGGGTGCTTGTTTTAAACTTCAAGATAACCAAAGAATCCAATTTGATAGAATTGCAGGGTTAGCGTATGGAGAGCTTTTAAATATTAATTGGTCTAATTCTAAGAAAGTAGACTTTTTTGATGTTAAAGCAGATGTTGAAGCATTATGTAATGATCTTACAAGCTTAAGTTTTGAAGTTTGTAATGATATTAATTGGCTGCATCTAGGTCAATCTGCTTATATCTTAGCTAATGGTAATAAGATTGGTGTAATCGGTGTAATTCACCCAACAGTTTTAAAAAATTTCCAAATCAAAGCAAAGGCTCCTATAGTTTTTGAATTAGATTTAGATGTTTTGATTAAAAGACAAATACCAAACTTTACTAAAATTTCTAAGTATCCCTCAGTATCGAGAGATATATCATTCTTAGTTGATAAATCTGTACTTGCTGGAGATATTATCAAAGCTATAAAGGCTTTAAATATAAATATCTTAAAAGATGTAAGTATTTTTGATATATATGAATCACAAGATAGTGATAGAAAGAGTATTGCTCTAAATATGCTTTTCCAAGATAACTTACAAACTTTAGATGATAAGGTTATTGTTGAGAGTATAGATAAAGTTCTAGAAGCTCTGAAAACTAAATTTAATATTGAACAAAGAGTTTAA
- a CDS encoding Fur family transcriptional regulator has protein sequence MNKNIQAAKEFCEKNKYRFTQPREQVLEAIFNQDTPLSAYDILEILSVKKQINPPTVYRAIDFWLKHGFIHKIESQNCYVKCKENHKHKGFEVFICQNCGFVDESHFCNLDIFKEFQKLTPYQINSWSLELKGLCNKCLEN, from the coding sequence ATGAATAAAAATATACAAGCCGCTAAAGAATTTTGTGAAAAAAATAAGTATAGATTTACTCAACCGCGTGAGCAAGTACTTGAAGCTATTTTTAATCAAGACACTCCCCTAAGCGCTTACGATATACTAGAAATTCTTTCAGTGAAAAAACAAATAAATCCTCCGACTGTATACAGAGCGATAGACTTTTGGCTAAAACATGGTTTTATCCATAAAATAGAAAGTCAAAACTGTTATGTTAAATGTAAGGAAAACCATAAACATAAAGGTTTTGAAGTATTTATTTGTCAAAACTGTGGTTTTGTTGATGAATCACATTTTTGTAATCTTGATATCTTTAAAGAGTTTCAAAAGCTTACTCCTTATCAAATTAATAGTTGGAGCCTTGAGTTAAAGGGGTTATGTAATAAATGTTTAGAAAACTAA
- a CDS encoding GTP-binding protein: MKKLPVTVLSGFLGAGKTTLLSNILNNANGLRIAMIVNDMNEINIDAELIKNHDSHISKTEAKMVELSNGCICCTLREDLLVEVEQLAKSQKYDYLIIESTGISEPLPVATTFEFRDEDGKSLADIACIDTMVTVVDSVNFMNHYSSSEYLKNTSESLGEDDDRAIVDLMVEQIEFANVIILNKINECSTAEKETVKSIIKGLNVDAEIIETNFSKVDINKVINTKKFNLEEAENHPLWSKELYNFKEHVPETEEYGIRSFVYHSINPFDPVKIMNFFDNVDWPGVVRAKGFFWLATRPDYVGEVSQAGALIRHQGMGMWWASMDKDQWPDTPEFKQMLKDRWNDISGDRRQEIVFIGLKDEMKDEQIKAALDQCLINDYWNNPEKYANLVDPFPAWFESDDEEV, translated from the coding sequence ATGAAAAAACTACCTGTTACTGTTTTATCGGGATTTTTAGGAGCTGGTAAAACTACTTTATTAAGTAATATTCTTAATAATGCTAATGGCCTTAGAATAGCTATGATTGTTAATGACATGAATGAAATTAATATTGATGCTGAGCTAATCAAAAATCATGATTCGCATATATCAAAAACTGAAGCAAAGATGGTTGAGCTTAGTAATGGCTGTATTTGCTGTACTCTGCGTGAAGATTTATTAGTAGAAGTAGAGCAGTTAGCAAAATCACAAAAATATGATTATTTAATTATTGAAAGTACTGGTATCTCAGAGCCTCTACCTGTGGCAACAACTTTTGAATTTAGAGATGAAGATGGTAAAAGCTTAGCGGATATTGCATGCATTGATACAATGGTTACGGTAGTAGATAGTGTCAATTTTATGAATCATTATAGTTCTTCGGAATATCTAAAAAATACTAGCGAAAGCCTTGGAGAAGATGATGATAGAGCAATAGTTGATCTTATGGTTGAGCAGATAGAGTTTGCTAATGTCATAATATTAAACAAAATTAATGAGTGCTCGACAGCAGAAAAAGAGACTGTCAAATCTATAATCAAAGGACTAAATGTTGATGCAGAAATTATAGAAACAAATTTTTCTAAAGTTGATATAAATAAAGTTATAAATACCAAGAAATTTAATTTAGAAGAAGCTGAAAATCATCCGTTATGGAGCAAAGAGCTTTATAATTTCAAAGAGCATGTGCCGGAAACTGAAGAATATGGTATTAGATCTTTTGTTTATCACTCAATAAATCCTTTTGATCCAGTTAAGATAATGAATTTTTTTGATAATGTTGACTGGCCAGGAGTAGTGCGAGCAAAAGGCTTTTTCTGGTTAGCTACAAGACCTGATTATGTTGGCGAGGTTTCTCAAGCAGGTGCTTTGATAAGACATCAAGGTATGGGTATGTGGTGGGCTAGCATGGACAAAGATCAGTGGCCAGACACTCCCGAATTTAAACAAATGTTAAAAGACAGATGGAATGATATAAGTGGTGACAGAAGGCAAGAAATAGTATTTATTGGTTTAAAAGATGAGATGAAAGATGAGCAAATTAAAGCAGCCTTGGATCAATGCTTAATAAATGACTATTGGAATAATCCAGAAAAATATGCAAATTTAGTGGATCCATTTCCTGCTTGGTTTGAATCAGATGATGAAGAGGTTTAA